A region from the Vicinamibacteria bacterium genome encodes:
- a CDS encoding DUF1820 family protein, translating to MPDKKTQRIYKVTFYNQGEVYEIYARKVTQGGLFGFVEIEELVFGEKSTVVIDPSQERLEREFEGVNRTYVPLHAVVRIDEVQKGGSGRITTPKDGEGKVRPFPTLLPRGGPGK from the coding sequence AGAAAACGCAGCGGATCTACAAAGTAACATTCTATAACCAAGGCGAAGTGTACGAAATCTATGCGCGAAAGGTTACTCAGGGCGGATTGTTCGGCTTCGTCGAGATCGAAGAGCTCGTCTTCGGGGAGAAGAGTACGGTAGTCATCGACCCGTCACAGGAGCGCCTTGAGCGAGAGTTCGAAGGGGTCAATCGCACCTACGTCCCGCTACACGCGGTGGTGCGTATCGACGAAGTGCAAAAAGGGGGAAGCGGACGCATCACGACGCCGAAGGACGGAGAGGGCAAGGTCCGCCCATTTCCGACCCTGCTGCCACGCGGGGGGCCAGGGAAGTAG